In a genomic window of Candidatus Poribacteria bacterium:
- a CDS encoding cupin domain-containing protein has protein sequence MAKITTFKGYQGEPPIPKPAHQVQANVVTVQDGVPVRYSGCDGIGVRVVHPANPNAPAENLGLVVFFVPPHVVLEPGSHHTEECYVILKGKGVMTLAGEKVPVEAGTFIHLPPWCEHGIENTGDESMEVLICTSPPNP, from the coding sequence ATGGCAAAGATTACTACGTTTAAAGGGTATCAAGGGGAACCGCCTATTCCGAAACCGGCGCATCAGGTGCAAGCAAATGTCGTCACAGTCCAAGACGGTGTGCCTGTAAGGTACTCGGGTTGTGATGGTATTGGTGTGCGCGTTGTGCATCCAGCGAACCCGAACGCGCCTGCAGAGAACTTAGGTCTCGTCGTGTTTTTTGTGCCGCCACATGTTGTACTTGAGCCAGGGAGTCATCATACCGAGGAATGCTATGTGATTCTAAAAGGAAAAGGCGTGATGACGCTTGCCGGTGAAAAAGTGCCTGTTGAAGCGGGGACGTTCATCCATCTTCCACCGTGGTGTGAGCACGGGATTGAAAACACAGGTGATGAGTCGATGGAGGTATTAATCTGTACCTCTCCACCGAACCCCTAA
- a CDS encoding sigma-70 family RNA polymerase sigma factor — protein sequence MNDIRLNRWFVETGDEEEACRLLFKAYYETVFNTVKTRRWNHPDTVVDPDEITSDTFIKAVKKRKGIQEPEKLLEWLKRVAENLMIDAIRRSRQKRHLEVIPLNTLSNSESETLIAGTDAEAKEVLEAQLFRLLQDQHREIVDLLLDGIKPKKIAEVITSTSEADKEQSSGSVQKTWERVRKWLFPIARNLEALINCLPEANDKKIMERYFDRQSFSEITEALGISRSTIEETAKRVIADWKEAAKDNPEDPVSAMVKKEK from the coding sequence GTGAACGATATTCGTTTAAATCGGTGGTTCGTAGAAACAGGCGATGAAGAAGAGGCATGTAGACTACTCTTCAAGGCGTATTACGAAACCGTCTTCAACACAGTTAAAACAAGGCGATGGAATCATCCAGATACCGTCGTAGATCCCGATGAAATCACCAGCGACACGTTCATTAAAGCTGTCAAGAAACGAAAAGGAATCCAAGAACCAGAGAAGTTGTTAGAGTGGTTGAAAAGAGTCGCGGAAAATCTCATGATTGACGCGATAAGAAGATCACGCCAAAAGCGACACTTGGAAGTTATCCCGCTTAACACGCTTTCCAACAGCGAAAGCGAAACGCTGATCGCAGGAACCGATGCCGAAGCAAAGGAGGTTCTGGAAGCCCAACTTTTCCGTCTCCTCCAAGATCAGCACCGAGAAATCGTAGACCTTCTACTGGATGGGATAAAGCCCAAAAAGATAGCAGAAGTGATAACCTCTACCTCTGAAGCGGATAAGGAACAGAGCTCTGGATCAGTTCAGAAAACATGGGAACGTGTCCGCAAGTGGTTGTTCCCTATCGCACGCAACTTAGAAGCGTTGATAAACTGCCTCCCAGAGGCGAACGACAAAAAAATTATGGAACGGTACTTCGACAGACAATCGTTCTCGGAGATTACAGAAGCACTTGGCATCTCTCGCTCCACCATCGAGGAAACAGCGAAACGTGTGATAGCGGATTGGAAGGAAGCCGCGAAGGACAATCCCGAGGATCCCGTCTCCGCAATGGTTAAGAAGGAGAAATAA
- a CDS encoding SDR family NAD(P)-dependent oxidoreductase, giving the protein MKVALEGKVAVVTGGANGIGRAIVDKLIDNGASVAIVDIDVEAGKETVREIQQIGGTGLFVEGDVSDAAQMEMVADRIAGHFGKIEILVNNAGINTKSDRVPIHQYTLADWHRILQIDLTGVFTTSRAVIPYILKSHSRSGSEHATGRIVNISSIAGLVPLRLQSAYVAAKAGVANLTRSMALELGPEGILVNAVAPGSTLTRGTKALFYGDDGAYTENAASLLSHIPLGRPGKTTEIAAAVLFLVSPDASYINGSVLAVDGGWTAGYTRDW; this is encoded by the coding sequence ATGAAGGTAGCACTTGAAGGAAAGGTGGCAGTTGTTACGGGTGGTGCGAATGGCATCGGTCGCGCGATTGTAGATAAGTTAATTGATAATGGTGCTTCTGTGGCAATTGTTGATATTGATGTAGAGGCAGGTAAGGAAACCGTCAGAGAAATTCAGCAAATCGGTGGGACAGGTCTGTTTGTGGAAGGTGATGTGTCAGATGCGGCACAGATGGAGATGGTCGCAGACCGGATTGCGGGACACTTTGGCAAAATTGAGATTCTGGTTAACAATGCCGGAATAAACACCAAGAGCGATAGGGTGCCGATTCATCAGTACACCTTAGCGGATTGGCACCGTATTTTGCAGATAGACCTCACTGGTGTTTTCACAACGAGCCGTGCGGTTATCCCATATATCCTTAAATCTCATAGCAGGTCTGGTTCGGAGCATGCGACTGGACGGATTGTTAACATCAGTTCTATTGCCGGGTTGGTGCCGTTACGTTTGCAGAGTGCTTACGTCGCGGCGAAAGCAGGTGTTGCGAATCTGACGCGTTCAATGGCGTTAGAACTCGGACCAGAGGGAATTCTGGTGAATGCAGTCGCCCCCGGTTCGACGTTGACCCGCGGCACAAAGGCACTCTTCTATGGAGATGACGGGGCATATACGGAAAACGCGGCAAGTTTGCTATCGCACATTCCATTGGGAAGACCCGGGAAGACGACGGAGATTGCGGCAGCGGTGCTCTTTCTCGTTTCGCCGGATGCGAGTTATATCAACGGTAGTGTGCTTGCTGTGGACGGTGGATGGACTGCAGGCTATACACGGGATTGGTAG
- a CDS encoding Na+/H+ antiporter NhaC family protein, whose translation MNSKLKYVIGFLIFLGLCFGFQWRAGQVSDVETLVWYSIIPPLLAVTLAIVTTRLFPSLCIAVGVGLVLSWYQKGATPSGFLAETVWFVRAVSVGNDGIDLFNFWVVLFVCLIMATISVVVASGGIGGVVVWLSQFAKGPRSAQFITGLMGIVIFIGDYSNAMLVGPTMRPLTDHHRVSREKLAFLVDSTSAPIAGLAFVSTWIGYEVGLFEDISGTLGLGRDGYSMFFDALSFRFYCVLTIIFVIVNAISGRDYGAMHQAEIRARETGDIAAPDAQALGHAGSFTSLPNAVVQPFSAVLPLLTLFGLLLGGFWIDGNGTGSILSLTSWRNALSEANNVMVLACAAASAFVVAIICARWLSKLKFSDIAPVVWNGIKGSLTPLSILLLAWGLKASCDRLMTGDFLSTMLSDVVSPLWFPILVFICASVTSFATGTSWGTMAILIPTAIPVAFSLDGGSYGLTTIICLGAVLDGAIFGDHCSPLSDTTILSSIASSCDPLHHVRTQLPYSLTVASIALFCGYLPAALGISSAIGIACGTAVIILLFYGVAGFRKLQERRMV comes from the coding sequence ATGAATTCTAAATTAAAATATGTGATTGGCTTTTTAATTTTTTTAGGACTTTGTTTCGGCTTCCAGTGGCGGGCAGGGCAGGTTAGCGATGTTGAAACGCTTGTGTGGTACAGCATCATCCCGCCGCTGCTTGCTGTCACATTAGCGATCGTAACAACCCGATTATTTCCGAGTCTCTGTATAGCCGTTGGTGTCGGACTTGTGCTTTCATGGTATCAGAAAGGTGCTACACCGAGCGGTTTCTTGGCAGAAACTGTCTGGTTCGTCCGTGCCGTGAGTGTCGGAAATGATGGGATAGATCTCTTCAATTTCTGGGTAGTGTTGTTTGTTTGCCTTATCATGGCGACGATCTCTGTGGTAGTCGCCTCCGGTGGTATTGGCGGTGTGGTTGTCTGGCTCTCTCAGTTTGCGAAGGGGCCGCGTTCGGCGCAATTTATCACGGGTTTGATGGGGATCGTCATCTTTATTGGGGATTATTCCAATGCGATGCTCGTCGGACCGACAATGCGTCCACTCACCGACCACCATCGCGTCAGCCGTGAAAAGTTGGCGTTCCTTGTGGATTCGACAAGTGCCCCGATTGCCGGTCTCGCGTTTGTTAGCACCTGGATCGGTTATGAGGTGGGACTCTTTGAAGATATATCGGGGACACTTGGGCTTGGACGTGACGGGTATTCCATGTTTTTTGATGCGCTCAGTTTTCGGTTTTATTGTGTGTTGACCATCATTTTTGTTATCGTCAATGCGATCAGTGGCAGAGATTATGGGGCGATGCACCAAGCCGAGATCCGGGCGCGAGAGACAGGAGACATTGCCGCCCCAGATGCACAGGCACTCGGACACGCTGGCTCTTTTACCAGTCTACCCAACGCCGTTGTTCAGCCCTTTTCGGCTGTTTTACCGCTTTTAACGCTTTTCGGGTTGCTATTGGGTGGTTTCTGGATAGATGGCAACGGGACTGGGTCTATTCTGTCGCTAACATCCTGGCGGAACGCACTTTCAGAGGCGAACAATGTGATGGTGCTTGCTTGCGCGGCAGCAAGTGCGTTTGTCGTTGCGATTATCTGTGCACGTTGGCTCTCCAAATTAAAGTTTTCGGATATCGCGCCGGTCGTTTGGAACGGTATAAAAGGGAGCCTCACACCTTTAAGCATTCTGTTATTGGCATGGGGACTCAAGGCGAGTTGCGATAGACTGATGACGGGTGATTTTCTTTCTACGATGCTCAGTGATGTTGTGTCGCCGCTCTGGTTCCCGATTTTGGTTTTTATATGTGCATCCGTGACCTCTTTTGCGACCGGCACGAGTTGGGGCACAATGGCGATCCTGATTCCGACTGCGATTCCAGTGGCGTTTTCGCTCGATGGTGGTAGTTATGGACTCACGACAATCATTTGTCTCGGGGCAGTGCTGGATGGTGCCATCTTTGGAGACCACTGCTCGCCGCTTTCGGATACAACGATTTTGAGTTCTATCGCCAGTAGTTGCGACCCGCTGCACCATGTGAGAACGCAATTGCCTTATAGCCTTACTGTTGCAAGTATTGCGCTGTTTTGTGGTTATCTTCCTGCTGCACTTGGTATCTCTTCAGCGATCGGAATTGCATGTGGAACCGCCGTGATAATCTTGTTGTTTTATGGAGTTGCAGGTTTCCGTAAGCTTCAAGAAAGGAGAATGGTATGA